The following nucleotide sequence is from Andreesenia angusta.
ACAAGGTCACTCTTTTTTTCTTCTATAGCATCTATTAGTATCCCTTTAAACTGATTAGATGTGTGTATATCTATCTCTCCTATTGGCTGGATATAGTATGCTCTCGTATCTTCATCAAAATTCTTAATAACGTCTAAAGCCACATTATTACCCCCTATTTTATAGTCGTCTCAAATTATAGTATATCATCTTATGTCTCATTGTAAACAAAAAAACGAGCTGTTCTGTCTACTCTTCGGCCACTATTTTTGCAACTGAACTTACCTTATCATCTTTTTGCATTTTCATAAGTCTAACGCCTTGAGTTGTCCTGCCCATATTGGATATATCTCCTACGTTTAATCTTATTATAGTCCCCATTGTGGAGTTTATCATGACTTCATCTTCATGGCTCACCACTTTTGCACTTATCAAATTCCCTGTAACATCCTTTACGTTGTAAGTCTTTATTCCTTTTCCGCCCCTCTTTTGAAGCCTGTAGTCTTCAAGCGGAGTTCTTTTACCGTATCCATTTTCACTTATGACAAGCAGGTCTTTACTCTCTTCTACAAGGTCAACACCCACTATTTTGTCTCCCTCTTTCAGTGTCATTGCCTTTACTCCTGCTGCAGTTCTTCCCATAGCTCTCACATCTGTCTCTTCAAACATTATTGCAAGGCCGTAAGATGTAACCGCTATAAGCTGGTCTTCTCCACTTGTCTTCCTGACAGATATAAGCTCGTCTCCATCTTTCAATGTTATCGCTATGATCCCTGTCTTTCTTATGCTTTTCAACTGCTCTAGGTCTATCTTCTTTATGACTCCATGATCTGTAACCATAACCAAGTAGCTTTCTTTGCTGAAATCCCTTATAGGAATAACCGCATTTACTTTTTCCCCTGGATTTAACTGGAGCAAGTTTATTATAGCTGTCCCTTTCGCCTGCCTTTTGGCTTCCGGTATGTCGTAGGCCTTCAGGCAATATGCCCTACCTTGATTTGTAAAGAAAAGCAAGTTGTCGTGAGTAGATGTAGTGAATAAATCAGATACAAAATCTTCATCTCTAGTCGTAATCCCTGAAATGCCCCTTCCACCTCTTCTTTGAGTCTTGTAGGTATCCTCAGGCATCCTCTTTATATAGCCCATATGAGTCAGGTTTATTACAACATCCTCTTCATCTATCAAGTCTTCCATATCTAGTTCGTCTTCTGCCGGAACTATCCTTGTCCTTCTCTTGTCTCCATACTTTTCTTTTATCTCTAGAAGCTCGTCTTTTATTATCTTGTATATTAGCTCGTCGCTTGAGAGTATCTCTTTGAACTTAGCTATCTCCAATATTATGTTCTTGTATTCGTCTTCTATCTTTCCTCGCTCTAGTCCAGTAAGCCTTTGAAGCCTCATGTCCAGTATCGCCTGAGCTTGGATTTCCGAAAGTCCGAATTTCTCTATAAGCCCATCTTTTGCCTCTTGAGCTATCTTAGACCCTCTTATCAGCTTTATAACTTCATCTATTCTGTCGAGTGCTATTTTCAGCCCCTCCAGTATATGGGCCCTGCTTTCAGCCTTCTTGAGTTCGTATTTTGTCCTTCTGACTATCACATTGTGCTGATGTGACAGGTAGTGCTGCATTATCTCTTTCAGGTTGAGAAGCTTTGGCCTGTCGTCTACAAGTGCTATCATTATTATGCTGAATGTATTTTGAAGCTGAGTGTACTTGTAGAGCTTGTTGAGTATTACATTTGGATTTGCATCTTTTTTTACTTCTACTACTATTCTCATTCCATCTCTGTCCGACTCATCTCTTAAGTCTGAGATTCCCTCTATCTTCTTGTCTCGCACAAGACTAGCTATCTTCTCTATTTCTCTGGCCTTGTTTACCTGATAAGGAATCTCTGTGAATATTATGCTTGATCTTCCCTTTTCGTTCACCTCTATATTGCTGACAGCTCTTACAGTCACTTTTCCTCTTCCTGTCCTGTAGGCTTCACTTAATCCGTCTTTCCCCATTATCATGGCCCCTGTAGGGAAGTCTGGTCCCTTTATATGCTTCAGTATATCTTCAACTTCTACTTCAGGGTTCTCTATAAGCTCCACTATCCCGTTGATTATCTCTTTTAGATTATGAGGTGGTATAGACGTAGCCATACCAACAGCTATACCGGAAGATCCATTTGCCAGTAGATTTGGGAATCTGCTTGGCAGCACTTTTGGCTCGTCAAGCGTCTCGTCGAAGTTTGGTCTATAGTCTATAGTCTCTTTCTCTATGTCTCTGAGCATCTCTGTAGTTATTTTGCCCATTCTAGCCTCTGTATAACGCATAGCTGCGGCGCTGTCTCCATCTACTGATCCAAAGTTACCGTGCCCGTCTACTAGCAGATACCTTGTAGAGAACTCCTGTGCAAGTCTTACCATTGCGTCGTATACAGCTGTATCTCCGTGTGGGTGGTACTTACCAAGTACGTCTCCGACTATACGAGCCGATTTCCTGTGTGGCTTTTCTGGCTGAAGGCTAAGCTCGTTCATCGCATATATTATTCTCCTGTGAACAGGTTTAAGCCCGTCTCTTACATCTGGAAGAGCTCTGCTCACTATTACACTCATTGCATAGTCAAGATATGACTTTTTCATCTCTTGCTCTATGTCTATTTTCTTTAAATTATTCATCTCTTCGCTCATCATTTCCTCCTGCTTCTTTATACTCACTTTGACTAAATCTATTTTATCATATATCTGCTTCCTTATTCCAAACAAAGATAATTTTAAAAGCTGGCAGAACTAAACTCCCATCCGCCAGCTTACAAGTTTTTTATTTATATGTCTAAGTTCTTTACGTATATAGCATTTTCTTCTATGAACTCTTTTCTTGGCTTTACCTTATCTCCCATTAGAGTCAGGAATATTTCGTCAGCTGCCTGTGCATCTTCTACATCAACTTGAAGCATTGTCCTTGTCTCTGGGTTCATAGTCGTGTCCCAAAGCTGGTCTGGATTCATCTCTCCCAGTCCTTTGTATCTCTGGAGAGAGTAGTTGCTTCTTCCTATCTCGTTTAGTATCTTCTCAAGCTCTGCATCGTCGTAAGCGTATATCTCTGTCTTTCCCTTTTTAACTTTGTAAAGGGGAGGCTGGGCTATATATATATGTCCGTTGTCTATAAGTGGACGCATATACCTGAAGAAGAAAGTCAGCAGAAGTGTCCTTATATGAGCTCCGTCCACATCGGCGTCAGTCATTATGACTATCTTCCCATACCTGAGTTTCTTTTCGTCAAAATCTTCTCCTATTCCGCATCCAAAGGCTGTTATCATAGTCTTTATCTCTTCATAGCCAAGTATTTTATCTAGTCTGGCCTTTTCGACGTTCATTATCTTTCCTCTAAGCGGAAGTATCGCCTGTATAGCTCTATTTCTTCCCTGCTTTGCAGATCCTCCAGCCGAGTCCCCCTCGACTATGAATACCTCGCATTTAGAAGGGTCTTTTTCAGAGCAGTCCGCAAGCTTTCCTGGAAGAGCCATGCTGTCTAGCGCGCTTTTCCTTCTAGTGAGCTCTCTCGCTTTTTTGGCAGCTTCTCTTGCCCTCGCAGCCCTTAGCGCTTTCTCTACTATTGTCTTAGCTTCTTTAGGGTGCTCCTCTAGGAAATTGCCCATAGCTTCACTGACTATGCTGTCGACTATTCCTCTCATCTCGCTGTTTCCGAGTTTTGTCTTGGTCTGTCCTTCGAACTGAGGCTCTGAGAGCTTTACAGACAGTACAGCTGTCATCCCTTCTCTCACATCTTCCCCTGTCAGATTTTCGTCTTTCTCTTTCAAGAACCCATTTTTTCTAGAATAGTCGTTTATTATCCTAGTGAGCGAAGCTCTAAGCCCGACTAGATGTGTTCCACCTTCATGAGTGCTTATATTGTTGGCAAAAGTATATACATTCTCTGTATACTCTGTAGTGTACTGAATGGCTAGCTCTACAGCCGAGCCTTCCTTCTCTCCTTCAAAGTATATTATGTCCTCATGAATAGGAGTTCTCTTTCTGTTCAGATACTGCACGAACTCCTTTATTCCGCCCTCGTAGTAGAATATATTCTCTTTTTCTATGCCTTCTCTTTCATCCCTAAACTCTATCCTCACGCCTTTGTTCAGAAAAGCAAGCTCCCTAAGCCTATGCTCTAGAGTCTCGTACCTGAAGTTTATCTCTTCAAATATGGTGTCATCTGGCTTGAATATTATCTCGGTACCAGTTTCACTTGTATCTCCTACCACCTCTAGCTCTGTTACAGGTACTCCTCTTTCGAACTTCTGGCTGTATATCTTTCCATTTCTCTTGATTACTGCCTGTAAATTCTCTGAAAGCGCGTTAACTACTGAAACTCCGACTCCATGCAGTCCTCCTGAAACTTTGTATGCATCGTTGTCGAACTTTCCACCTGCGTGCAACACTGTAAGTACAGTCTCAAGCGTTGACTTACCAGTCTTTGGGTGTACTTCTACCGGGATTCCTATTCCGTTGTCTCTAACTGAAACTATATTTCCGTCGCTTATCTTTATCTCTATGGTGTCGCATCTTCCCGCAAGAGCCTCGTCTATACTGTTGTCTACTACCTCGTAAACTAGGTGGTGTAGTCCTCTTGGTCCAGTGCTTCCTATATACATACCTGGTCTTTTCCTAACCGGGTCTAGTCCTTCGAGTACCTGTATCTGGGCTGCTCCATAATTTTGATTACTCTGATTCATTATATCCTATTCCTCCTAAGTCTATATTGTCTATAAAGTTTGATCTCTTTAAAAGAGTGCTCGATGATATCCCTGAGCTGTATATCTCGGTCCTGGTCTTTCCCTTTCTCAAGTCTTTCCTGCACTCTGTACTTTCCGTTATTATATAGGACTTTGGATTTTCTGAATCTTCAACCATGAATCCTTCTTCTGAAGCTATGCTGAAAAACTCCCTGTTCGTCTCAGATTTTTCCATGGACTCTACGTCCACTATAACTATTATGTCCTTAGTCGGAATGACTTTGTCTTTCCCTATATGCAAAAACACTTTATCACCTTCTCTTTTTTATCTGAAAATACTCCCGTCTTCTATCCTGAATATACGCTTGCTCTCATTGTCCAGTAAGTTAACATCGTCAGTTGAAGTTATTATGGTCTGAACCTTTTCAAAAGTGGAGATGAGGTACTTCCTCCTGTCTGAGTCAAGCTCCGATAGCACATCATCTAGCAGAAGTATTGGATAGTCACCCACCTCTTCCTTTATAAGCTCGACTTCTGCCAGCTTCAGAGAAAGCGCAGACGTTCTCTGCTGCCCCTGTGATCCGAAAGTCCTGCAAGAAACTCCGTTTAGCTCTATATCTATGTCATCTTTATGAGGTCCGTACTCTGTATTCCCCTTTTCCATATCCTTAGCCCTGCTTGAGCATAGGCATCCGTAGTATGATTTTTCAATTTCCTGCTTCGAGCTCTTGTCTATGGGAAAGGAAGATCTGTACTCTATGTCTAAAGACTCTTTCCCGTCAGTTATTTTTTTGTGGATATCTCTAGATATACAAGAAAGCTTTTCTATAAATCCCATTCTATCCAATATTATATCTGACCCTACATCGGCAAGCTGGATATCCCATGGCTCTAGCTGGTCGGCATTTATTCGCCCCCTGCTCTTTAGGAGCTTGTTTCTCTGAAAGATTATTTTGCTGTACTTGGCTAGATTGTACCTATACCTAGGCCTTATCTGC
It contains:
- the gyrA gene encoding DNA gyrase subunit A, with protein sequence MSEEMNNLKKIDIEQEMKKSYLDYAMSVIVSRALPDVRDGLKPVHRRIIYAMNELSLQPEKPHRKSARIVGDVLGKYHPHGDTAVYDAMVRLAQEFSTRYLLVDGHGNFGSVDGDSAAAMRYTEARMGKITTEMLRDIEKETIDYRPNFDETLDEPKVLPSRFPNLLANGSSGIAVGMATSIPPHNLKEIINGIVELIENPEVEVEDILKHIKGPDFPTGAMIMGKDGLSEAYRTGRGKVTVRAVSNIEVNEKGRSSIIFTEIPYQVNKAREIEKIASLVRDKKIEGISDLRDESDRDGMRIVVEVKKDANPNVILNKLYKYTQLQNTFSIIMIALVDDRPKLLNLKEIMQHYLSHQHNVIVRRTKYELKKAESRAHILEGLKIALDRIDEVIKLIRGSKIAQEAKDGLIEKFGLSEIQAQAILDMRLQRLTGLERGKIEDEYKNIILEIAKFKEILSSDELIYKIIKDELLEIKEKYGDKRRTRIVPAEDELDMEDLIDEEDVVINLTHMGYIKRMPEDTYKTQRRGGRGISGITTRDEDFVSDLFTTSTHDNLLFFTNQGRAYCLKAYDIPEAKRQAKGTAIINLLQLNPGEKVNAVIPIRDFSKESYLVMVTDHGVIKKIDLEQLKSIRKTGIIAITLKDGDELISVRKTSGEDQLIAVTSYGLAIMFEETDVRAMGRTAAGVKAMTLKEGDKIVGVDLVEESKDLLVISENGYGKRTPLEDYRLQKRGGKGIKTYNVKDVTGNLISAKVVSHEDEVMINSTMGTIIRLNVGDISNMGRTTQGVRLMKMQKDDKVSSVAKIVAEE
- the gyrB gene encoding DNA topoisomerase (ATP-hydrolyzing) subunit B, encoding MNQSNQNYGAAQIQVLEGLDPVRKRPGMYIGSTGPRGLHHLVYEVVDNSIDEALAGRCDTIEIKISDGNIVSVRDNGIGIPVEVHPKTGKSTLETVLTVLHAGGKFDNDAYKVSGGLHGVGVSVVNALSENLQAVIKRNGKIYSQKFERGVPVTELEVVGDTSETGTEIIFKPDDTIFEEINFRYETLEHRLRELAFLNKGVRIEFRDEREGIEKENIFYYEGGIKEFVQYLNRKRTPIHEDIIYFEGEKEGSAVELAIQYTTEYTENVYTFANNISTHEGGTHLVGLRASLTRIINDYSRKNGFLKEKDENLTGEDVREGMTAVLSVKLSEPQFEGQTKTKLGNSEMRGIVDSIVSEAMGNFLEEHPKEAKTIVEKALRAARAREAAKKARELTRRKSALDSMALPGKLADCSEKDPSKCEVFIVEGDSAGGSAKQGRNRAIQAILPLRGKIMNVEKARLDKILGYEEIKTMITAFGCGIGEDFDEKKLRYGKIVIMTDADVDGAHIRTLLLTFFFRYMRPLIDNGHIYIAQPPLYKVKKGKTEIYAYDDAELEKILNEIGRSNYSLQRYKGLGEMNPDQLWDTTMNPETRTMLQVDVEDAQAADEIFLTLMGDKVKPRKEFIEENAIYVKNLDI
- the remB gene encoding extracellular matrix regulator RemB, with amino-acid sequence MFLHIGKDKVIPTKDIIVIVDVESMEKSETNREFFSIASEEGFMVEDSENPKSYIITESTECRKDLRKGKTRTEIYSSGISSSTLLKRSNFIDNIDLGGIGYNESE
- the recF gene encoding DNA replication/repair protein RecF (All proteins in this family for which functions are known are DNA-binding proteins that assist the filamentation of RecA onto DNA for the initiation of recombination or recombinational repair.) translates to MYVKSVNLINFRNYENIKIDLSPKLNLFLGNNAQGKTNLLESIYIAAIGKSYRVTKDRDLINFKKEKAYIGVEAETSRGTRFVEFKFQRDAKKIVRINKLELNRLSELSGNINVVIFAPEDLNLVKSGPSERRAFLDTEISQIRPRYRYNLAKYSKIIFQRNKLLKSRGRINADQLEPWDIQLADVGSDIILDRMGFIEKLSCISRDIHKKITDGKESLDIEYRSSFPIDKSSKQEIEKSYYGCLCSSRAKDMEKGNTEYGPHKDDIDIELNGVSCRTFGSQGQQRTSALSLKLAEVELIKEEVGDYPILLLDDVLSELDSDRRKYLISTFEKVQTIITSTDDVNLLDNESKRIFRIEDGSIFR